GAATATGATTCAATTTTTCACTGAAAAGGGGAAAAGTATCCCAGCGACGATTCTTTCTGTGCCTCCTGCGGTAGTTACTGCTCTTAAAACCAAGGATAAAGATGGATACGATGCTATTCAAATTGGCATTCCGTCAAAAGAAAAAAGAATTTCAAAGGCTGAAAAAGGGCACTTGAAGGATCTTGGTAATTTTAAACCTACGAGAGAGTTTAGGACTTTGAGGGGAAGTCTTACCGATTTCAAGCGGGGTGACACTATTGATGTTTCGACATTTAAGGAAGGGGACGAAGTCACAATAAGTGGAATCAGCAAAGGAAAGGGATTTCAGGGTGTTGTGAAACGAC
The sequence above is drawn from the bacterium genome and encodes:
- the rplC gene encoding 50S ribosomal protein L3, coding for MKFILGTKQNMIQFFTEKGKSIPATILSVPPAVVTALKTKDKDGYDAIQIGIPSKEKRISKAEKGHLKDLGNFKPTREFRTLRGSLTDFKRGDTIDVSTFKEGDEVTISGISKGKGFQGVVKRHGFSGGPRSHGQKHSEREAGSIGGGGRAGGRVAKGMRMAGRMGGDRVSVKGLKVLLVDINQNALLVSGAVPGKRGTLLEIVWEAS